A genomic window from Thermococcus nautili includes:
- a CDS encoding radical SAM protein codes for MLAFGPVPSRRLGRSLGVNNIPDKVCSYACVYCQIGRTLRMEIERKPFYEPEFLFEEVSKKVEEARRKGERIDYITFVPDGEPTLDINLGIEVELLRELEVPLAILTNSSLIWREDVRADLSAFDFVSLKLDAVSEPLWRKIDRPHKSLSLGRILDGMLTFRDDFDGTLVTETMLINIDYGDELERIADFLAELKPDKAYIAVPTRPPAEKWVEPASEETINLAYQLFSERLGGKVEYLIGYEGNAFASTGNVVEDILSITAVHPMREEALRELLEKNNAGWDVVERLLEEGKLIRLNYRGETFYMRALKSRKP; via the coding sequence ATGCTCGCCTTCGGTCCCGTCCCATCGAGGAGGCTCGGCAGGAGCCTTGGGGTCAACAACATACCGGACAAGGTCTGCTCCTACGCGTGCGTCTACTGCCAGATAGGCAGAACCCTGAGGATGGAAATCGAGCGGAAGCCCTTCTACGAGCCGGAGTTCCTCTTTGAGGAGGTCTCGAAGAAGGTCGAGGAAGCGAGAAGGAAGGGCGAGAGGATTGACTACATCACCTTCGTCCCGGACGGCGAGCCAACGCTCGATATAAACCTCGGCATCGAGGTCGAGCTTCTGAGGGAACTCGAAGTCCCGCTCGCGATACTTACCAACTCGTCCCTCATCTGGCGCGAGGACGTAAGGGCGGACCTTTCGGCCTTCGACTTCGTCTCGCTCAAGCTCGATGCAGTAAGCGAGCCCCTCTGGAGGAAGATAGACAGGCCCCACAAGAGCCTCTCGCTCGGGAGAATCCTTGACGGTATGTTAACCTTTAGAGACGACTTCGATGGAACGCTTGTAACCGAGACGATGCTCATTAACATTGACTACGGCGACGAGCTCGAAAGGATAGCCGACTTCCTCGCGGAGCTTAAACCGGATAAGGCCTACATAGCCGTCCCCACGAGGCCACCGGCGGAGAAGTGGGTTGAGCCAGCGAGTGAGGAAACGATAAACCTCGCCTACCAGCTCTTCAGCGAGCGCCTCGGCGGAAAAGTTGAATACCTCATCGGCTACGAGGGCAACGCCTTCGCGAGCACGGGAAACGTCGTCGAGGACATTCTGTCCATAACTGCAGTTCACCCGATGCGCGAGGAAGCATTGAGGGAGCTCTTGGAGAAGAACAACGCCGGCTGGGACGTGGTTGAGAGGCTTTTGGAGGAGGGGAAGCTGATAAGGCTGAACTACCGGGGCGAGACCTTCTACATGCGGGCCTTGAAGAGCAGAAAACCTTAA
- a CDS encoding ATP-NAD kinase family protein, with translation MIGLIVNPIAGMGGKVALKGTDGVVEEAIRRGARPVSPDLVRLFLRELSHYPEARSITFLTGPGLLGEDYLRESGFRFEVIPIEFRYREVNGVRIPDTSSEHTKRLARKMLGKVKLIVFAGGDGTARDVVSAVGRKVPILGIPTGVKMYSGVFAVSPEKAAEVLVRFLRGETKLEEREVRDIDEEAFRRDEVRAKTYGKALVPVVENLVQGSKEAVKADEAGELEALAEAVAEEILESEGIYFLGSGSTVKRIKDRLGIDGTLLGVDVVEVRDGEAKLLVKDATEKDLLRFADRNPRVVVTVIGGANFLFGRGNQQFSAEVLRRIPKENVIVVATPDKLTGPIRVYTGDREVDGKFRGYIRVRVSPWMEKLVKVV, from the coding sequence GTGATAGGGCTCATCGTGAACCCGATAGCGGGAATGGGCGGTAAGGTGGCCCTCAAGGGCACCGATGGAGTTGTTGAGGAGGCCATCAGACGGGGAGCCAGGCCGGTTTCCCCGGACCTCGTTCGGCTCTTCCTGCGTGAGCTTTCCCACTACCCCGAGGCCCGCTCGATAACCTTCCTCACCGGCCCCGGCCTGCTCGGCGAGGACTACCTTAGGGAGTCCGGCTTCCGCTTTGAGGTCATCCCCATCGAGTTCCGCTACCGCGAGGTCAACGGCGTTAGAATCCCCGACACCAGTTCGGAGCACACCAAAAGGCTCGCCCGCAAGATGCTCGGGAAAGTTAAGCTCATAGTCTTCGCCGGCGGTGATGGGACCGCGAGGGACGTTGTTAGCGCGGTCGGTAGGAAGGTTCCAATCCTGGGGATTCCGACGGGGGTCAAGATGTACTCCGGCGTCTTCGCGGTTTCGCCTGAGAAGGCCGCTGAAGTCCTCGTTAGGTTCCTGCGTGGAGAAACTAAACTTGAGGAGAGGGAAGTGAGGGACATCGACGAGGAGGCTTTCAGGAGGGACGAGGTCAGGGCGAAGACCTACGGAAAGGCCCTCGTTCCGGTCGTCGAGAACCTTGTGCAGGGGAGCAAGGAGGCTGTGAAGGCCGACGAGGCCGGGGAGCTTGAAGCCCTGGCCGAGGCCGTCGCGGAGGAAATCCTTGAAAGCGAGGGGATTTATTTCCTCGGCTCGGGCTCGACGGTAAAGAGGATAAAGGACCGGCTTGGTATCGACGGGACACTTCTCGGCGTTGACGTCGTTGAGGTAAGGGACGGAGAGGCCAAACTCCTCGTCAAGGACGCCACTGAGAAGGACCTGCTCCGGTTTGCTGATAGGAATCCAAGGGTCGTCGTCACGGTAATCGGCGGGGCAAACTTCCTCTTCGGCAGGGGCAACCAGCAGTTCTCGGCCGAAGTCCTCAGGAGAATCCCGAAGGAGAACGTAATCGTCGTTGCAACGCCGGACAAGCTGACCGGCCCGATTCGCGTTTATACCGGCGACCGGGAAGTTGACGGGAAGTTCAGGGGTTACATTAGGGTGCGCGTGAGTCCCTGGATGGAGAAGCTTGTCAAAGTCGTTTAG
- a CDS encoding DUF4405 domain-containing protein encodes MKCNLRMCVSLLLFALWLITGITGTILLIGPLTAKLGHPLPVSTADTLHIYLGFAFFGLSIVHIALNWSALKAYFRNLTR; translated from the coding sequence ATGAAGTGCAACCTTAGAATGTGCGTCTCGCTGTTGCTCTTCGCCCTCTGGCTAATCACGGGAATAACGGGCACGATACTCCTCATCGGCCCGCTGACAGCGAAACTCGGCCACCCGTTGCCGGTCTCGACCGCCGACACACTGCACATTTACCTTGGCTTCGCCTTCTTCGGCCTCTCGATAGTCCACATAGCCCTCAACTGGAGCGCCCTGAAGGCCTACTTCAGGAACCTCACCCGCTAA
- a CDS encoding cysteine desulfurase, with protein MRIPEDVRKDIPLTSEVIYFDNTATSLTPKPVVDAMDEYYLKYRANVHRGVHRLSQMATHKYEESRKVVADFINAKFEEIAFTKNTSESLNLVALGLEGIFKPGDKIVTTPYEHHSDLLPWQRLAKKLNLRLEFIDGDDEGNLNLSDAEKKIKGAKLVAVQHVSNALGVIHEVEELGKMAKEEGAIFVVDAAQSAGHMEVDVRKLHADFLAFSGHKGPMGPTGIGVLYINEEFFDVFEPPLIGGGTIEDVSLDGYKLTEPPERFEAGTPNIGGAIGLAAGIRYIERIGLDRIERQERKLVKRTTEGLDELEIPWYGPRNIDKHAGVVSFNVPPLHPHDVAAILDENNIMVRSGHHCALPVMKKLGINGTVRASFHVYNSLEEVETFLGVLEELVKGLRG; from the coding sequence GTGAGGATTCCGGAAGATGTTAGGAAGGACATACCGCTGACGAGCGAGGTTATCTACTTCGACAACACGGCTACTTCGCTCACGCCGAAGCCGGTTGTAGATGCCATGGACGAGTACTACCTTAAGTACAGGGCCAACGTCCACCGCGGTGTGCACAGGCTGTCGCAGATGGCGACGCACAAGTACGAGGAGAGCAGGAAAGTGGTTGCGGACTTCATCAACGCGAAGTTTGAGGAGATAGCGTTCACCAAGAACACGAGCGAGAGCCTCAACCTTGTTGCCCTCGGCCTTGAGGGCATCTTCAAGCCCGGGGACAAGATAGTCACGACCCCGTACGAGCACCACTCGGATTTACTTCCCTGGCAGAGATTGGCTAAAAAGCTCAACCTTAGGCTCGAGTTCATTGACGGGGACGACGAGGGCAACCTCAATTTAAGCGATGCGGAAAAGAAGATTAAGGGAGCGAAGCTCGTCGCGGTTCAGCACGTTTCAAATGCGCTCGGTGTCATCCACGAGGTCGAGGAGCTCGGAAAGATGGCGAAGGAGGAAGGAGCGATATTCGTTGTTGATGCCGCCCAGAGCGCTGGCCACATGGAGGTTGACGTTAGGAAACTACACGCGGACTTCCTGGCCTTTTCCGGCCACAAGGGGCCGATGGGGCCGACGGGAATAGGCGTCCTCTACATCAACGAGGAGTTCTTTGACGTCTTCGAGCCGCCGCTAATCGGCGGTGGAACGATTGAGGACGTTTCCCTTGACGGTTACAAGCTGACCGAGCCGCCAGAGCGGTTCGAGGCCGGAACGCCGAACATAGGCGGTGCGATAGGATTGGCTGCAGGAATAAGGTACATCGAGAGGATTGGTCTCGACAGAATCGAGAGGCAGGAGAGGAAGCTCGTTAAGCGCACTACGGAAGGCCTTGACGAGCTTGAGATTCCCTGGTACGGGCCGAGGAACATCGACAAGCACGCTGGAGTCGTTAGCTTCAACGTCCCGCCGCTCCACCCGCACGACGTCGCGGCGATACTAGATGAAAACAACATAATGGTTCGCTCCGGTCACCACTGCGCCCTGCCGGTGATGAAGAAGTTAGGAATAAACGGAACGGTGAGGGCTTCGTTCCACGTCTACAACAGCCTTGAGGAGGTTGAGACGTTCCTCGGCGTTCTTGAGGAGCTGGTTAAGGGGCTGAGGGGCTAA
- the cdr gene encoding CoA-disulfide reductase: protein MWMKRVVIIGGGAAGMSTASRVKRLKPEWDVKVFEATEWVSHAPCGIPYVVEGISPTEKLMHYPPEVFIKKRGIDLHLKAEVIEVGQGYVRVREEDGEHTYEWDYLVFANGASPRVPAVEGIDLPGVFKADLPPDAVAIREYMEKNRVEDVVIIGGGYIGVEMAEAFSAQGKNVTLIERGERVMKKAFDKEITDVLEEEMRKRINLRTEEILMRIEGKEKVEKVITDAGEYKADIVILATGIKPNVELAKEIGVRIGETGAIWTNERMQTSVENVYAAGDVAETKHLITGRRVWIPLAPAGNKMGYVAGSNIAGKELHFPGVLGTSVTKFFDVEIGKTGLTEAEAIKEGYDVRTAFIKASTRPHYYPGARPIWLKGVVDNETNRLLGVQAVGAEILPRIDTAAAMLTAGFTTKDAFFTDLAYAPPFAPVWDPLIVLARVLKF from the coding sequence ATGTGGATGAAGAGGGTCGTTATCATCGGTGGCGGAGCGGCCGGAATGAGCACCGCCTCGCGCGTCAAGAGGCTCAAGCCCGAGTGGGACGTCAAGGTCTTTGAAGCGACTGAGTGGGTCAGCCACGCCCCCTGTGGGATTCCGTACGTTGTCGAGGGAATCTCGCCGACTGAAAAGCTCATGCATTATCCGCCCGAGGTCTTCATCAAGAAGCGTGGCATAGACCTCCACCTCAAGGCAGAGGTCATCGAGGTCGGCCAGGGCTACGTCAGGGTCAGGGAAGAGGACGGTGAGCACACCTACGAGTGGGACTATTTGGTTTTCGCCAACGGCGCCTCGCCCAGGGTTCCCGCCGTTGAGGGGATAGACCTCCCGGGCGTCTTCAAGGCCGACCTCCCGCCCGATGCCGTCGCCATCAGGGAGTACATGGAGAAGAACCGCGTGGAGGACGTTGTAATCATTGGAGGTGGCTACATAGGCGTTGAGATGGCCGAGGCCTTCTCAGCCCAGGGCAAGAACGTCACCCTCATCGAGCGCGGGGAGAGGGTTATGAAGAAGGCCTTCGACAAGGAAATCACCGACGTCCTTGAGGAGGAGATGAGGAAGCGGATAAACCTCCGCACAGAGGAAATCCTCATGCGCATTGAAGGTAAGGAGAAAGTTGAGAAGGTAATCACCGACGCCGGCGAGTACAAGGCCGACATCGTGATTCTCGCAACTGGAATAAAACCCAACGTCGAGCTGGCCAAGGAGATAGGCGTCAGGATAGGAGAGACGGGGGCGATATGGACAAACGAGAGGATGCAGACGAGCGTTGAGAACGTCTATGCAGCGGGAGACGTCGCCGAGACGAAGCACCTCATAACCGGAAGGCGCGTCTGGATTCCGCTCGCTCCGGCAGGAAACAAGATGGGCTACGTCGCGGGAAGCAACATCGCCGGTAAAGAGCTCCACTTCCCCGGCGTGCTGGGAACGAGCGTCACCAAGTTCTTCGATGTTGAAATAGGCAAGACCGGCCTGACCGAGGCTGAGGCGATAAAAGAAGGCTACGACGTCAGGACGGCCTTCATAAAGGCGAGCACGAGGCCCCACTACTATCCGGGGGCGAGGCCGATATGGCTGAAGGGCGTTGTTGACAACGAGACCAACAGGCTCCTCGGCGTTCAGGCTGTAGGTGCTGAAATCCTCCCGAGGATTGACACGGCAGCGGCGATGCTTACGGCGGGCTTCACGACGAAGGACGCCTTCTTCACGGATTTGGCCTACGCACCGCCCTTCGCGCCGGTCTGGGACCCGCTGATAGTCCTTGCAAGGGTTCTCAAGTTCTGA
- the acs gene encoding acetate--CoA ligase yields MQIGEGFLKERYLPLEAFREEHRKSIENIEEFWAEQAKVLDWFKTWEKVLDDSKAPFFRWFVGGQLNASYNALDRHVKAGKRNRAAIIWESERGETRTLTYYELYREVNRFASALKNLGVEKGDRVVIYMPLVPEVVVAMLASARIGAIHSVVFSGFSAEALATRINDARAKVVITADYLYRRGKKLNLKEIVDKALLETPSVESVVVLGREENGVNMVEGRDYDWNELLDGAERYVEPVPVESNHPLFILYTSGTTGKPKGIVHSTGGYLVYVAKTMEWAWGITESDLFWNTADVGWITGHSYLVYGPLTLGLTVMMYEGALNYPKPDRPWELIEKHGVTIFYTAPTAIRMLMRYGDEWVKKHDLSSLRLLGSVGEPINPRAWKWYYEVVGGGRCPIIDTWWQTETGGYMIYPSAGIQLPPLKPGSATFPGLGVDADVLKADGSPAEPNERGYLVINKPWPGMLLGIWGDDERYIRTYWKRFSRPDEGIWIYYPADYAMKDDEGYFWIFGRADEVLNVSGHRIGTAEIEHALVLHPAVAEAAVIGRPDEIKGEVPVAFVILKENCVPRESLKKELIDYVRETLGPIAAPAEVFFVNKLPKTRSGKIMRRVLKALASGKGLGDLSTLEDEASVEEVKKALEGFEMR; encoded by the coding sequence ATGCAGATAGGCGAAGGATTCCTCAAGGAGAGGTACCTGCCACTAGAGGCCTTCAGGGAGGAGCACAGGAAGTCCATAGAGAACATCGAGGAGTTCTGGGCAGAGCAGGCGAAGGTTCTCGACTGGTTCAAGACCTGGGAGAAGGTCCTCGACGACTCAAAGGCGCCCTTCTTCCGCTGGTTCGTCGGAGGTCAGCTCAACGCGAGCTACAATGCCCTCGACAGGCACGTTAAGGCAGGAAAGAGAAACCGGGCCGCGATAATCTGGGAGAGCGAACGCGGTGAGACGAGAACGCTCACTTACTACGAGCTCTACCGCGAGGTGAACCGCTTTGCTTCAGCACTGAAAAACCTCGGAGTCGAGAAGGGCGACAGAGTCGTCATCTACATGCCCCTCGTTCCAGAAGTGGTCGTAGCAATGCTCGCCAGCGCGAGGATTGGAGCGATTCACAGCGTTGTATTCTCGGGCTTCTCGGCGGAAGCATTAGCAACGAGAATCAACGACGCAAGGGCGAAGGTCGTCATTACCGCCGACTACCTCTACAGGCGCGGTAAGAAGCTCAACCTCAAGGAGATAGTTGACAAGGCCCTCCTCGAAACGCCGAGCGTTGAAAGCGTCGTCGTCCTGGGGAGGGAAGAAAACGGCGTCAACATGGTCGAGGGCAGAGACTACGACTGGAACGAACTCCTCGACGGGGCCGAGCGCTACGTTGAGCCCGTTCCGGTCGAGAGCAACCACCCGCTGTTCATCCTCTACACGAGCGGAACCACCGGAAAGCCCAAGGGAATCGTCCACTCCACCGGTGGCTACCTCGTCTACGTGGCCAAGACGATGGAGTGGGCGTGGGGAATAACCGAGAGCGACCTCTTCTGGAACACCGCAGATGTTGGCTGGATAACGGGCCACAGCTACCTCGTCTACGGGCCCTTAACGCTTGGTCTTACGGTGATGATGTACGAAGGAGCGCTCAACTATCCAAAGCCCGACAGGCCCTGGGAGCTGATAGAGAAGCACGGGGTAACGATATTCTACACCGCCCCAACGGCAATCAGAATGCTCATGCGCTACGGGGACGAGTGGGTGAAGAAGCACGACCTCTCAAGTTTAAGGCTCCTCGGTTCGGTCGGCGAGCCGATAAATCCAAGGGCCTGGAAGTGGTACTATGAAGTCGTTGGCGGTGGAAGGTGCCCGATAATCGACACATGGTGGCAGACCGAGACCGGTGGCTACATGATTTATCCCTCGGCCGGAATACAGTTGCCCCCGCTTAAGCCCGGCTCGGCTACTTTTCCGGGTCTCGGCGTCGATGCAGACGTTCTTAAAGCTGATGGAAGCCCGGCGGAGCCGAACGAACGCGGCTACCTCGTGATAAATAAGCCCTGGCCAGGAATGCTCCTCGGAATCTGGGGCGACGACGAGCGCTACATCAGGACCTACTGGAAGCGCTTCAGCAGGCCCGACGAGGGAATCTGGATTTACTATCCCGCTGACTACGCTATGAAGGACGACGAGGGCTACTTCTGGATATTCGGCAGGGCCGACGAGGTGCTGAACGTTTCGGGCCACAGGATTGGAACGGCGGAAATAGAGCACGCTCTGGTTCTCCACCCGGCAGTTGCCGAGGCCGCTGTGATAGGAAGGCCCGACGAGATTAAGGGCGAAGTGCCAGTTGCCTTTGTAATCCTCAAGGAGAACTGCGTTCCGAGGGAGAGCCTGAAGAAAGAGCTGATAGACTACGTCAGGGAAACCCTCGGACCGATAGCGGCTCCGGCGGAGGTGTTCTTCGTGAACAAACTGCCGAAGACGAGGAGCGGGAAGATAATGCGTCGCGTCCTAAAGGCCCTCGCCAGCGGAAAGGGCCTCGGCGACCTCTCAACGCTCGAGGACGAGGCGAGCGTAGAAGAAGTGAAAAAAGCTTTAGAAGGCTTCGAGATGCGTTAG
- a CDS encoding potassium channel family protein encodes MCEYTFENGKKCRLKPVEGSKYCPLHIPYDEGEFLLGESIKELKAETFQRRLKVGQSYFEGVYLYDVTIKDYRSERILVFKNSQIKSLIIEDSNFKGLVLLNSTVDRVILFQSKVEVILVKGSTVFGLNVLRVDFSSNISIRDSSVKYLMLNSTQYVGEGEEETYGGRSAKGLIELSNLRDVRRIGVNTRYPLLRKILEEHGVNVSEAGRRTVKVRSLVIRDVSFDTAPRFKRQVRLSIAGFSGNLVLENLDVFGHVEVKWSHLKSPEFVHVFVHSNLIIRKSQVNVDSTWIMTVLPSLPLELTVEGFMIIEDCRFNNPYAEEVFYRLARTSWERSGDFERADQYYYLEMVARRKARLRARRKGIKKLVDRFEVAFEWLFADLTCKYGTDWKRPIMIWLFAVNVLFPVLFFVTGSVQGLSNSLSFLDYEYFSIVTATTLGYGDYHPIGVGRVIASVEALFGMFMWAVFLTVFARKYMR; translated from the coding sequence ATGTGCGAGTACACCTTTGAAAACGGAAAAAAGTGCCGCCTGAAGCCAGTTGAGGGGTCGAAGTACTGCCCCCTCCACATTCCCTACGACGAGGGCGAGTTCCTACTGGGTGAAAGCATAAAGGAGCTGAAGGCTGAAACCTTCCAGAGGAGGCTCAAGGTCGGTCAGAGCTACTTCGAGGGCGTTTACCTCTACGACGTTACGATTAAGGACTACCGGAGCGAGAGGATTCTCGTCTTCAAGAACTCCCAAATCAAGAGCCTTATAATAGAGGATTCGAACTTCAAGGGGCTCGTTCTGCTGAACTCGACCGTGGACAGGGTTATTCTCTTCCAGTCAAAGGTTGAGGTCATCCTCGTCAAGGGCTCAACAGTCTTCGGCCTCAACGTGCTCCGCGTGGACTTCTCCAGCAACATCTCAATCAGGGATTCAAGCGTCAAGTACCTCATGCTGAACTCGACCCAGTACGTTGGCGAAGGCGAGGAGGAAACCTACGGTGGAAGGAGCGCCAAGGGCCTAATCGAGCTCTCGAACCTGAGGGACGTTAGGAGAATAGGGGTAAACACAAGATACCCCCTGCTCAGAAAAATCCTGGAGGAGCACGGGGTCAACGTTTCTGAGGCCGGCAGGAGGACGGTAAAGGTCCGCTCGCTCGTCATCCGCGACGTTTCCTTCGACACCGCGCCGAGGTTTAAGAGACAGGTCAGGCTTTCAATCGCGGGGTTCTCCGGAAACCTCGTTCTGGAGAATCTTGACGTCTTCGGCCACGTTGAGGTCAAGTGGAGCCACCTGAAGAGCCCCGAGTTCGTTCACGTCTTCGTCCACAGCAACCTGATAATCCGGAAGAGCCAGGTCAACGTGGATTCAACGTGGATTATGACAGTCCTTCCGAGCCTGCCCCTTGAACTCACCGTTGAGGGCTTCATGATAATCGAGGACTGCCGCTTCAACAACCCCTACGCGGAGGAGGTCTTCTACCGCCTCGCGAGGACGAGCTGGGAGCGTAGCGGGGACTTCGAGAGGGCAGACCAGTACTACTACCTTGAGATGGTCGCCAGGAGGAAGGCGCGCCTGAGGGCGAGGCGGAAGGGCATTAAAAAGCTCGTGGACCGCTTTGAGGTTGCCTTCGAGTGGCTCTTCGCGGACTTGACCTGCAAGTACGGAACCGACTGGAAGAGGCCGATAATGATATGGCTCTTCGCCGTCAACGTCCTGTTTCCCGTCCTGTTCTTCGTCACGGGGAGCGTTCAGGGGCTTTCCAACAGTCTGAGCTTCCTCGACTACGAGTACTTCAGCATTGTAACGGCAACTACCCTCGGCTACGGTGACTACCACCCGATAGGCGTCGGCAGGGTCATAGCGTCGGTCGAGGCGCTCTTCGGAATGTTCATGTGGGCTGTCTTCCTCACGGTGTTCGCGAGGAAGTACATGAGGTGA
- a CDS encoding ATP-binding protein — translation MKVLVSGKGGCGKSTISAMLGKYLAGKGYRVLIIDADESNPGLYRMLGLPKVKTLAEHLGGKKRAKILMAAEGQGELDEELFNWTLDEIPKEILARKGNLAVLTIGKIEEAEEGCACPYGFLARKLLEGIKLKEDEVIIVDTEAGIEHFGRGVDKYVDVVIDVAEPSAESIELSKKIKALSESLGLKHVLVLNKALPGVEEELPVKPDVVIPFDQNFILDSLKGKEVELIEQIEELWRIING, via the coding sequence ATGAAGGTTCTCGTGAGCGGTAAGGGCGGTTGCGGAAAAAGCACGATAAGCGCGATGCTCGGCAAGTATCTGGCCGGAAAAGGCTACCGCGTGCTAATAATAGACGCCGACGAGTCAAACCCGGGCCTCTACAGGATGCTCGGCCTCCCGAAGGTGAAAACCCTCGCCGAGCACCTCGGCGGGAAGAAGAGGGCCAAAATCCTCATGGCGGCCGAGGGACAGGGTGAGCTCGACGAGGAGCTCTTCAACTGGACGCTCGACGAGATTCCTAAGGAGATTCTGGCCAGAAAGGGCAACCTCGCCGTTCTCACGATAGGGAAGATTGAAGAGGCTGAAGAGGGCTGTGCCTGCCCCTACGGATTCCTTGCCAGAAAGCTCCTCGAGGGCATAAAGCTGAAGGAGGACGAGGTCATCATCGTCGACACCGAGGCGGGCATAGAGCACTTCGGAAGGGGCGTTGACAAGTACGTTGACGTCGTCATCGACGTCGCAGAGCCATCCGCCGAGTCCATAGAGCTCTCGAAGAAAATAAAAGCGCTGAGCGAGAGCCTCGGCCTGAAGCACGTTCTCGTTCTCAACAAAGCCCTGCCCGGCGTCGAGGAGGAACTGCCGGTTAAGCCCGACGTGGTCATTCCCTTCGACCAGAACTTCATACTCGACAGCCTGAAGGGCAAGGAAGTCGAACTGATAGAGCAGATAGAAGAGCTGTGGAGGATAATCAACGGATGA
- a CDS encoding MFS transporter — translation MSQRVAVAVRNASVSGRYSRIPDVPRWFYSFVPFKIATGGSSALVSLYILELGGSASTVGIAFALASLASMLGALFWGRLSDRTLRRKPFILLGFASVPLFLPLMALSRTPLQLIAVNTLYSFFLASTLPVPIALVLRSVRKHRWDYGIGKFNEISGWDWAFGLLIGFGLSRYLSVPELFATFALLGLPALPLAHRTIREAPVYINRRAIRAFGNYVVEKTRYFPSFVLHTNLSLPASLRELYISLVLLWVAIGLYFPQMPVLIRDSGYGTEVVYLALIVNSVISALNYTRVGQGMRDKRATLTKGLLIRMGAFSVALLAVWAGGALPLVMASYVLTGYSWAFISLSSTGIVGEKAGEREKGSAMGTYNVLSSAGYVAGSALGGSLVSAVGFGPTLGLAVLLVGGSLAVIKRMS, via the coding sequence ATGAGCCAGAGGGTAGCGGTTGCGGTCAGAAACGCATCGGTGTCGGGCAGGTACAGCAGGATTCCGGACGTGCCGAGGTGGTTTTACTCTTTCGTGCCCTTCAAGATAGCCACGGGTGGAAGTTCCGCACTGGTCAGCCTGTACATCCTCGAACTCGGCGGAAGTGCATCAACCGTTGGAATAGCCTTCGCGCTGGCGAGTCTGGCTTCGATGCTCGGTGCACTGTTCTGGGGCAGGCTGAGCGACAGAACCCTGAGGAGAAAGCCCTTCATACTGCTCGGCTTCGCGAGCGTCCCCCTGTTCCTGCCCCTGATGGCGCTCTCAAGGACACCGCTCCAGCTGATTGCCGTCAACACGCTCTACTCCTTCTTCCTCGCCTCAACGCTCCCCGTTCCAATAGCACTCGTCCTGAGGAGCGTTAGGAAGCACCGCTGGGACTACGGGATAGGCAAGTTCAACGAGATAAGCGGGTGGGACTGGGCGTTCGGCCTGCTAATCGGCTTCGGCCTTTCACGCTACCTGAGCGTACCAGAGCTCTTCGCCACCTTCGCGCTCCTCGGCCTTCCCGCGCTCCCTCTGGCCCACAGAACCATAAGGGAGGCGCCAGTTTATATCAACAGGAGGGCAATAAGGGCCTTCGGGAACTACGTCGTCGAGAAGACCCGCTACTTCCCGAGCTTCGTCCTGCACACCAACCTGAGCCTCCCCGCAAGCCTGCGGGAACTCTATATCTCTCTCGTCCTCCTCTGGGTCGCCATCGGTCTCTACTTCCCCCAGATGCCCGTGCTGATAAGGGACTCCGGCTACGGAACCGAGGTCGTCTACCTGGCCCTCATCGTCAACTCGGTCATCTCGGCCCTCAACTACACCCGGGTCGGTCAGGGCATGAGGGACAAGAGGGCAACGCTTACGAAGGGCCTGCTCATCAGAATGGGGGCGTTCTCCGTTGCCCTGCTCGCGGTATGGGCTGGCGGGGCGTTGCCCCTCGTCATGGCCTCCTACGTCCTCACCGGCTACTCGTGGGCCTTCATAAGCCTCTCGTCAACGGGAATAGTGGGAGAAAAAGCCGGAGAGCGCGAGAAGGGAAGCGCGATGGGAACCTACAACGTCCTGAGCTCCGCGGGCTACGTTGCAGGAAGCGCCCTCGGCGGTTCCCTGGTCTCTGCGGTGGGTTTCGGGCCGACGCTTGGACTGGCAGTCCTGCTCGTCGGCGGTAGCCTCGCGGTGATAAAAAGAATGAGCTAA